In the Bacteroidales bacterium genome, CATGCGATTATGAATATGCCCGCAAATCGATGCACATGACGCATCAATGGCTCGAAAGGTGCATGATTCAGTATAAATCCACGGAGCCAAAATATGGGTATTACCAATCCTTGTTTCCAATTGTCCAGGGAAGTGTATACCGCGACTTAAGGATGCAGTCTGCGGAGGTAATTGCCTCTCAGGGTGCTGATGGAAATGCGATCGGGGGATTATCAGTCGGGGAGCCTGCAGAAATTATGTATGAAATGACGGAACTGGTTTGTGGCATACTTCCTAAGGACAAACCCCGTTATCTCATGGGAGTCGGGACTCCGGTTAATATTCTTGAAGGCATAGCCCTGGGAATTGATATGTTTGATTGTGTAATGCCAACCCGAAACGGACGGAATGGCATGATTTTTACCTCCCAGGGTATCATAAACCTAAGGAATGTTAAATGGAAGGATGATTTCTCGCTATTGGATGAAAACGGGACAGCTTTTGTGGATCGTGATTATTCAAAGGCTTATGTCCGCCACCTGTTTATTGCAGGAGAAATTCTTGGTCCAATGATTGCAAGTATTCATAACCTGGCTTTTTATCAATGGCTGGTTAAAGAAGCAAGAAAACAGATTGAAGAAGGTACTTTTGCAGCTTGGAAGGAAAAGATGGTGAAGCAGTTGGCGGTTAGGTTATAATGTCGGATGTCGGATGTTTAATGTCGGATGTTTGATGTCTGATGTTTAATGTCGGATGTCGTTTGACCTGGGACTAAGTGGGTGTTTGATGGGTAATTTGAAAATTGAATGAAAATTTGAAAATGTAGGATTAGGAGATTAATTTGAAAATGGGATTAGAGATTAGGAGATGCCCGAATAGGAACCTTTGGTTTGGGACTTGCGCCAACTGGGATGGGACCTGGGACTTTAGGACTTGGAATTTGGGACTTGGAACTTGGGACTTGGAATTTTAGATTTGCACCCTCACATTACTAACATTCGGAAACTCTGATAATAGAACATAAAAAGCATTAAGGGTGAGCAGCCCAATATCTTTGAAGACGTGGATTTAAGACTTAAGAAAATAGACATCTATATTATCAAGAAATTTCTTGGTACCTATTTCTATTCTATTTTATTATTGGCGATTCTCATCATCATATTTGATATTTCTGAAAAGATTGATGATTTTATTGATCGGAAAGCGCCGGTTTCAGCGATTATATTCCAGTATTATCTCAATTTCATTCCCTATTTCGTGAACATGTTCAGTTCATTGTTCACCTTTATCGCTGTCATTTATTTCACTTCCAGAATGGCTGCCAATACTGAGATTATCGCAATTCTTAGTAACGGGATCAGTTTTTGGAGAATGTTGCGGCCTTACCTGATTTCAGCCCTTTTCCTGACTGTGCTTTCGTTTGTATTGATGAATTATGTCATCCCCTATACAAACAGGAGTCTGAGAAATTTTGAAAAAGTGTATATCAAAAACCCATTCCGTGTGAATGATATGAATATACATATGCAGATTCGCCCGGATACACTCATTTATGTGGAGAATTTCAATAATATAGTAAATATTGGTTACCGTTTCACGATGGAGGCATTGAATGACAAAGGATTACAGATGAAGATGAGTGCTGATATGATCAAATGGGATAGTGTGAAAAGTACCTGGAAAGCAAGTAATTATACCATTCGTTATATTGAAGAAAACAGGGAAATATTAAAAAGAGGCCGTGAACTGGATACGGTGATGGCATTTCGGCCTGAGGACTTTGTCACGGATATAGAGGATGCCAAA is a window encoding:
- a CDS encoding LptF/LptG family permease; the encoded protein is MDLRLKKIDIYIIKKFLGTYFYSILLLAILIIIFDISEKIDDFIDRKAPVSAIIFQYYLNFIPYFVNMFSSLFTFIAVIYFTSRMAANTEIIAILSNGISFWRMLRPYLISALFLTVLSFVLMNYVIPYTNRSLRNFEKVYIKNPFRVNDMNIHMQIRPDTLIYVENFNNIVNIGYRFTMEALNDKGLQMKMSADMIKWDSVKSTWKASNYTIRYIEENREILKRGRELDTVMAFRPEDFVTDIEDAKIMTYNQLNSYIAKEKLRGNKTVGKFDLEKNKRFTFPLQTWCLPSLGLPFRAEK
- the tgt gene encoding tRNA guanosine(34) transglycosylase Tgt is translated as MRFELKITDSATSARRGSITTDHGTIETPAFMPVGTAGTVKAVHTREIREDIKAQIILGNTYHLYLRPGLDILEKAGGLHKFNGWSGPILTDSGGYQVYSLAERRKFQNEGVVFHSHIDGSKHTFTPEIVVDIQRSIGADIMMAFDECTPYPCDYEYARKSMHMTHQWLERCMIQYKSTEPKYGYYQSLFPIVQGSVYRDLRMQSAEVIASQGADGNAIGGLSVGEPAEIMYEMTELVCGILPKDKPRYLMGVGTPVNILEGIALGIDMFDCVMPTRNGRNGMIFTSQGIINLRNVKWKDDFSLLDENGTAFVDRDYSKAYVRHLFIAGEILGPMIASIHNLAFYQWLVKEARKQIEEGTFAAWKEKMVKQLAVRL